Proteins from one Aureimonas sp. SA4125 genomic window:
- a CDS encoding methyl-accepting chemotaxis protein produces MSDAPIKRPLWIRITAYGFAAVLFASAAIGGLAWYRQSIMSSQFIASELTDDMAHIQADMDAQKRVASALALALAGEPETGYLIQSYAREDIIRRYADAYPAIVANGALQLITFVDAKAEVVARIHEPDKFGDNMTGRRKMVVKAIAEGKLMAGTEPGRTAVSMFASAPVMQNGVAVGAVDIGTKLTNDYFARLADEVQADVAVYINGAEGLVSQASTFADKPLLTPEELKATLEGTVIQHTVTTATGTYAVTALPFADFSGTKVGVMELASDITALVEEQQAARLEAIIGMIAVCLISLVGFLLFARSLGGLIQRLTKTMGSLAAGSLTVEVVGQDRPDEIGAMARAVQVFKTAALENKRLEAEAASARAAQASQRERQSAIDQSKEEDLRTFVHAVENSFDALSAGDLTVRMDQAVAPEFEPIREKFNASVAELEAAIGGVAGGVATLRTGLAEISVASNDLAQRTEQQAASLEETVAALSEVTTGVNQTAEGAAQAQVGATAAQKNAEKGGEIVAKAVAAMSQIEHSSEEIGKIIGVIDEIAFQTNLLALNAGVEAARAGEAGRGFAVVAQEVRGLAQRSAEAAKEIKALISTSSKQVGEGVELVTASGKSLDAIVTQVAEMSAVVAEIARSAKEQAISLREVSGAADQMDKVTQQNAAMVEEATAAAQTLSDETDELAAMVERFTTRTGHGGKAAPARSQPSRPAAARPSARPVTQMRTTGQGGAAPAAEGWEEF; encoded by the coding sequence ATGAGCGACGCGCCAATCAAGCGACCCCTATGGATCCGGATCACCGCCTATGGCTTTGCCGCGGTGCTGTTCGCCAGTGCCGCGATCGGAGGCCTCGCCTGGTATCGCCAGTCGATCATGAGCAGCCAGTTCATCGCCTCCGAACTGACCGACGACATGGCCCATATCCAGGCCGACATGGACGCGCAGAAGCGTGTCGCCTCGGCCCTCGCTCTTGCCCTCGCCGGCGAACCCGAAACCGGCTATCTCATTCAGTCATACGCCCGCGAGGACATCATCCGGCGCTACGCCGACGCCTACCCGGCGATCGTCGCCAACGGCGCGCTGCAGCTGATCACCTTCGTCGACGCCAAGGCGGAGGTCGTCGCCCGCATCCACGAGCCCGACAAGTTCGGCGACAACATGACCGGACGCCGCAAGATGGTGGTCAAGGCGATCGCCGAGGGAAAGCTGATGGCCGGCACCGAGCCCGGTCGCACCGCGGTCAGCATGTTCGCTTCCGCCCCGGTGATGCAGAACGGCGTCGCCGTCGGTGCCGTCGATATCGGCACCAAGCTCACCAATGATTACTTCGCCCGCCTCGCCGACGAGGTTCAGGCCGATGTCGCCGTCTACATCAACGGAGCCGAGGGCCTGGTCAGCCAGGCCTCCACCTTTGCGGACAAGCCGCTGCTGACGCCCGAAGAGCTGAAGGCGACCCTCGAGGGCACGGTGATCCAGCACACCGTCACCACCGCGACGGGAACCTATGCCGTCACCGCCCTGCCGTTCGCCGACTTCTCCGGCACCAAGGTCGGCGTCATGGAGCTGGCCTCGGACATCACCGCGCTGGTCGAGGAGCAGCAGGCGGCCCGACTGGAAGCGATCATCGGCATGATCGCCGTTTGCCTCATCTCGCTCGTCGGCTTCCTGCTCTTCGCCCGCTCGCTCGGGGGCCTGATCCAGCGCCTCACCAAGACCATGGGAAGCCTGGCGGCGGGGTCGCTGACCGTCGAGGTCGTCGGCCAGGACCGGCCGGACGAGATCGGGGCGATGGCCCGGGCCGTTCAGGTGTTCAAGACCGCGGCGCTCGAGAACAAGCGCCTGGAAGCGGAAGCTGCATCGGCGCGGGCGGCGCAGGCGAGCCAGCGCGAGCGGCAGTCGGCCATCGATCAGTCCAAGGAAGAGGACCTGCGCACCTTCGTGCACGCGGTCGAGAACAGCTTCGACGCTCTGTCGGCGGGCGATCTGACGGTGCGCATGGATCAGGCCGTGGCGCCGGAGTTCGAGCCGATCCGGGAGAAGTTCAATGCCAGCGTCGCCGAGCTGGAAGCCGCCATCGGCGGCGTCGCCGGGGGCGTGGCGACGCTGCGCACCGGTCTTGCCGAAATCTCCGTCGCCTCCAACGACCTCGCCCAGCGCACCGAGCAGCAGGCGGCGAGCCTCGAGGAGACGGTCGCGGCGCTGTCGGAAGTGACGACGGGCGTCAACCAGACGGCGGAGGGCGCAGCCCAGGCCCAGGTCGGCGCGACGGCGGCGCAGAAGAATGCCGAGAAGGGCGGCGAGATCGTCGCCAAGGCGGTCGCGGCGATGAGCCAGATCGAGCATTCCTCGGAGGAAATCGGCAAGATCATCGGCGTCATCGACGAGATCGCCTTCCAGACCAACCTTCTGGCCCTCAACGCCGGCGTCGAGGCGGCGCGGGCGGGCGAGGCGGGCCGCGGCTTTGCCGTCGTCGCGCAGGAAGTGCGCGGGCTCGCCCAGCGCTCGGCGGAAGCGGCCAAGGAGATCAAGGCGCTGATCTCGACCTCGTCGAAACAGGTCGGCGAGGGCGTCGAGCTGGTGACGGCGTCGGGCAAGTCGCTGGATGCCATCGTCACGCAGGTCGCGGAGATGTCGGCGGTGGTCGCCGAGATCGCCCGCAGCGCCAAGGAACAGGCGATCTCGCTGCGCGAGGTCTCGGGCGCGGCCGACCAGATGGACAAGGTCACGCAGCAGAACGCCGCAATGGTCGAGGAGGCGACGGCCGCGGCGCAGACGCTGTCGGACGAGACCGACGAGCTCGCCGCCATGGTCGAGCGCTTCACCACCCGGACCGGCCACGGCGGCAAGGCCGCCCCGGCGCGCAGCCAGCCGTCCCGGCCGGCCGCCGCCCGCCCGTCCGCCCGTCCGGTGACGCAGATGCGCACCACCGGCCAAGGCGGCGCCGCCCCGGCGGCCGAGGGCTGGGAGGAGTTCTGA
- a CDS encoding 3-hydroxybutyrate dehydrogenase, which translates to MKLQDNVAVITGAGSGIGREIALAFCREGAKVAVCDINMDGANATVAEIEAAGGAAMAIAMDVTDEAAVDAGVDKAFARFGRIDTMISNAGIQIVHPIEKFPYADFRKVMDIHVGGGFLLTKACVRYMYPQKSGALIYMGSAHSHEASPLKSAYVAAKHALLGLGRVMAKEGARHGVRSNLICPGFVKTPLVEKQIPEQARSLGISEDEVVSRIMLGDTVDQEFTTIKDVADVAVFLAGFGSNALTGQSILVSHGWHMA; encoded by the coding sequence ATGAAACTACAGGACAATGTCGCCGTCATCACCGGCGCCGGCTCCGGCATCGGCCGCGAGATCGCGCTGGCCTTCTGCCGCGAGGGCGCCAAGGTCGCGGTCTGCGACATCAACATGGACGGCGCGAACGCCACTGTGGCCGAGATCGAGGCGGCGGGCGGCGCGGCGATGGCCATCGCCATGGATGTCACCGACGAGGCGGCGGTCGATGCCGGCGTCGACAAGGCCTTCGCCCGTTTCGGGCGGATCGACACGATGATCTCGAACGCCGGGATCCAGATCGTCCATCCGATCGAAAAATTCCCCTATGCCGATTTCCGCAAGGTCATGGACATCCATGTCGGTGGCGGCTTTCTCCTGACCAAGGCCTGCGTCCGGTACATGTACCCGCAGAAATCCGGCGCGCTGATCTACATGGGCTCGGCCCACAGCCACGAGGCCTCGCCGCTGAAGAGCGCCTATGTCGCGGCCAAGCATGCGCTGCTCGGGCTCGGTCGCGTGATGGCCAAGGAGGGCGCCCGGCACGGCGTGCGCTCCAATCTGATCTGTCCCGGTTTCGTCAAGACGCCGCTGGTCGAGAAGCAGATCCCGGAACAAGCCAGGAGCCTTGGCATTTCCGAGGACGAGGTCGTCTCCCGGATCATGCTGGGCGATACCGTCGACCAGGAGTTCACCACCATCAAGGACGTCGCCGACGTGGCGGTGTTCCTCGCCGGCTTCGGCTCCAATGCCCTCACCGGACAGTCGATCCTCGTCAGCCACGGCTGGCATATGGCGTAA
- a CDS encoding DUF3096 domain-containing protein, which yields MEIITIQPIVALIAGILILVMPRLLNIVVAIYLIFIGITGLMGSDFLNTIG from the coding sequence ATGGAAATCATTACCATCCAGCCGATCGTGGCCCTGATCGCCGGCATTCTGATCCTGGTGATGCCACGGCTTCTCAATATCGTCGTCGCGATCTACCTCATCTTCATCGGCATCACCGGCCTGATGGGATCGGACTTCCTGAACACGATCGGCTAG
- a CDS encoding FAD-dependent oxidoreductase, with translation MAATRIVILGGGAGGLELASALSSRPELDVTLVDRVGAHIWKPRLHEFAAGTVTSTLSEISFYMLAQMRGFRFEQGSVVGIDRAASEVRLAAPDLPGTVGSERRIGYDRCVVALGGITADFGIPGVREHAIRLDAKLDADAFRDRFVALLINARQTRVPARVVIVGSGATGTELAAHLRLAETAFFDRPETTEQPRLLDLTLLEAAPEVMPGADAELRAGVVQRLAELGVTVVTSARITAVEPGAVRAASGGHWPADLTVWAAGLVGLPVLSMLADFEMDRKGRIVVDAFLRSTVDPAVYALGDAASLTPDGAAQPLPPTAQIASQQAAYLASSLADPVAAKPFRFKDKGKLVSLGGAGTVGLVGFHRNDFFVDGQFAKAAYHALQRRHQWQVLGPLRGSVAILADVISPTRGPALKLHG, from the coding sequence ATGGCGGCGACCCGGATCGTCATTCTCGGCGGCGGGGCCGGCGGGCTCGAACTCGCCAGCGCGCTGTCGAGCCGGCCGGAACTCGACGTCACCCTCGTCGACCGGGTCGGCGCCCATATCTGGAAACCGCGGCTGCACGAATTCGCCGCGGGCACCGTCACATCGACGCTCTCGGAAATCAGCTTCTACATGCTGGCGCAAATGCGCGGCTTCCGCTTCGAGCAGGGAAGTGTCGTCGGCATCGACCGGGCCGCAAGCGAGGTGCGCCTGGCGGCGCCCGACCTTCCCGGCACGGTCGGCTCCGAGCGGCGGATCGGCTATGACCGATGCGTCGTCGCCCTCGGCGGCATCACGGCCGACTTCGGCATTCCGGGCGTGCGCGAGCATGCCATCCGCCTCGATGCCAAGCTCGACGCCGACGCTTTTCGCGACCGTTTCGTCGCCCTCCTGATCAATGCCCGGCAGACGCGCGTTCCGGCCCGCGTCGTGATCGTCGGCTCCGGCGCCACAGGCACGGAACTCGCCGCGCATCTGCGTCTTGCCGAGACGGCGTTCTTCGACCGGCCGGAGACGACCGAGCAGCCGCGGCTTCTCGATCTCACCCTTTTGGAGGCGGCCCCGGAGGTGATGCCGGGGGCCGATGCCGAGTTGCGCGCCGGCGTCGTGCAGCGGCTCGCCGAGCTCGGCGTCACCGTGGTCACCAGCGCCAGGATCACCGCTGTCGAGCCGGGCGCCGTGCGGGCGGCATCGGGCGGGCATTGGCCCGCCGACCTGACGGTCTGGGCAGCGGGGCTTGTCGGCCTCCCCGTGCTGTCGATGCTCGCCGATTTCGAGATGGATCGCAAAGGGCGCATCGTCGTCGACGCCTTCCTGCGCAGTACGGTCGACCCGGCGGTCTATGCCCTTGGCGATGCCGCCAGCCTGACGCCGGATGGCGCGGCGCAACCGCTGCCGCCCACCGCCCAGATCGCCAGCCAGCAGGCGGCCTATCTCGCCTCCAGTCTCGCCGACCCCGTCGCCGCAAAGCCTTTTCGCTTCAAGGACAAGGGCAAGCTCGTCTCGCTCGGCGGAGCCGGGACCGTCGGGCTCGTCGGCTTCCACCGCAATGATTTCTTCGTCGACGGCCAGTTCGCCAAGGCCGCCTATCACGCCTTGCAGCGTCGTCATCAATGGCAGGTGCTGGGGCCGCTGCGTGGCTCCGTCGCCATCCTTGCCGACGTGATCTCGCCGACCAGGGGCCCGGCCCTGAAGCTGCACGGCTGA
- a CDS encoding xanthine dehydrogenase family protein molybdopterin-binding subunit → MRSEHTIQMDTPIGETRLDRNVQAVIGKGVDRMEGPLKVSGRATYAYENLHGKDVAYGYVVTSGIGAGKISRIETMKALGMAGVLTVITDDTGPRAAADPGDKKPASIKGEVTHFGQPIALVVAESYEIARAAAKLVEVEYAPTEGVYSLESDKATPYDPGEGTMPSIVKKGDFAGAFAKAPVKLDLTYTTPSQSHSAMEPHAAVAVWDGDDLTLYGCYQLVQTNVGQLAAALGIDKARIRMLNPYIGGGFGGKLGIGPEAVYAALGAKETGRAVKIALTRQQVYQATSRRTDTIQRIQIGADENGVISAIAHDTLGGNTPGDKVFEPAGISTVFLYGGENRLITHRIADVNIVLSSSMRAPGEAVGMLALENAMDELAEKLDIDPIELRKRNEPQIDPQEGLPFSSRMLVECMDEGARRFAWADRSSVPGSRREGEWLIGMGMSAASRKNLLQKASARVTLAADGSALVETDMTDIGTGTYTILQQIAAEMLGLPLARVSVRLGDSSLPPAPGSGGSWGASSSGSSVYAACEGIIGTLAEKMGVQAQHLTLKDGTAIGDNRQTSLVDLLAGEPIEVIGNFKPGKAFEETHQASYGAHFCEVAVNAVTGETRIRRLLTVAAAGRILNEKTAMSQCYGGQIFGIGSALTEELVIDPRSGLIVNHDLAEYHVPVNADVPQLEVVFLPERDLAASPLASKGIGELALSGVGAAISNAIYNATGVRLRDYPMTLDKVLAGWAEKKQAA, encoded by the coding sequence ATGAGATCCGAACACACCATCCAGATGGACACGCCGATCGGCGAGACCCGGCTCGACCGCAACGTCCAGGCGGTCATCGGCAAGGGCGTCGACCGCATGGAGGGGCCGCTGAAGGTCTCCGGCCGCGCGACCTATGCCTACGAGAACCTGCACGGCAAGGACGTGGCCTATGGCTATGTCGTGACGTCGGGCATCGGCGCAGGCAAGATCTCCCGCATCGAGACGATGAAGGCGCTCGGGATGGCCGGGGTCCTGACGGTCATCACCGACGACACCGGCCCGCGCGCCGCCGCCGATCCCGGCGACAAGAAGCCGGCCTCGATCAAGGGCGAGGTCACCCATTTCGGCCAGCCGATCGCGCTGGTCGTCGCCGAAAGCTACGAGATCGCCCGCGCTGCGGCGAAGCTCGTCGAGGTCGAATACGCGCCGACGGAAGGCGTCTATTCGCTGGAGAGCGACAAGGCGACGCCCTACGATCCGGGCGAGGGCACGATGCCCTCGATCGTCAAGAAGGGCGACTTCGCCGGGGCGTTCGCGAAGGCGCCGGTCAAGCTCGATTTGACCTATACGACGCCGAGCCAGAGCCATTCGGCGATGGAGCCGCACGCCGCGGTCGCGGTCTGGGACGGCGACGACCTGACGCTCTATGGCTGCTATCAGCTGGTGCAGACGAATGTCGGCCAGCTCGCCGCCGCCCTCGGCATCGACAAGGCCCGCATCCGCATGCTGAATCCCTATATCGGCGGCGGTTTCGGCGGCAAGCTCGGCATCGGCCCGGAGGCCGTCTACGCCGCGCTCGGCGCGAAGGAAACCGGCCGCGCCGTGAAGATCGCCCTGACCCGCCAGCAGGTCTACCAGGCGACGTCGCGGCGCACCGACACCATCCAGCGCATCCAGATCGGCGCCGACGAGAACGGCGTCATCTCCGCCATCGCGCACGACACCCTCGGCGGCAACACCCCGGGCGACAAGGTGTTCGAACCGGCCGGCATTTCCACGGTCTTCCTCTATGGCGGCGAAAACCGGCTGATCACCCACCGCATCGCGGACGTCAACATCGTCCTGTCCTCGTCGATGCGGGCACCGGGCGAGGCGGTCGGCATGCTGGCGCTGGAGAACGCCATGGACGAGCTTGCGGAGAAGCTCGACATCGATCCGATCGAGCTGCGCAAGCGCAACGAACCCCAGATCGATCCCCAGGAAGGACTGCCCTTCTCCTCGCGCATGCTGGTCGAATGCATGGACGAGGGCGCCCGCCGTTTCGCCTGGGCCGACCGCTCGAGCGTGCCGGGATCGCGCCGCGAGGGCGAATGGCTGATCGGCATGGGCATGTCGGCGGCGTCGCGCAAGAACCTCCTGCAGAAGGCTTCCGCCCGCGTCACGCTGGCCGCCGACGGCAGCGCGCTCGTCGAAACGGACATGACCGATATCGGCACTGGCACCTATACGATCCTGCAGCAGATCGCCGCGGAAATGCTCGGCCTGCCGCTGGCCAGGGTCAGCGTCAGGCTCGGCGACTCCAGCCTTCCGCCGGCGCCGGGTTCGGGTGGCTCCTGGGGTGCCAGTTCTTCGGGCTCCTCGGTCTACGCCGCCTGCGAGGGCATCATCGGCACGCTCGCCGAGAAAATGGGCGTCCAGGCCCAGCATTTGACGCTGAAGGACGGTACCGCCATCGGCGACAATCGTCAGACGTCGCTGGTCGACCTCCTCGCGGGGGAGCCGATCGAGGTGATCGGCAACTTCAAGCCGGGCAAGGCCTTCGAGGAGACGCACCAGGCAAGCTACGGGGCACATTTCTGCGAGGTCGCGGTCAATGCGGTGACGGGCGAGACCCGCATCAGGCGCCTGCTGACGGTCGCGGCGGCGGGCCGCATCCTCAACGAGAAGACGGCGATGTCACAGTGCTATGGTGGCCAGATCTTCGGCATCGGCTCGGCTCTGACCGAGGAATTGGTGATCGACCCGAGGAGCGGCCTCATCGTCAACCATGACCTGGCGGAGTACCACGTACCGGTGAATGCCGACGTGCCGCAGCTCGAAGTCGTCTTCCTGCCGGAGCGCGATCTCGCGGCGAGCCCGCTCGCCTCCAAGGGCATCGGCGAGCTCGCCTTGTCGGGCGTCGGCGCGGCGATCAGCAATGCCATCTACAACGCCACCGGCGTGCGCCTGCGCGACTATCCGATGACGCTGGACAAGGTCCTGGCCGGCTGGGCGGAGAAGAAGCAGGCCGCCTGA
- a CDS encoding xanthine dehydrogenase family protein subunit M, producing MRSFDYARASEPQAAAAAAAIAGTKFIAGGTNLLDLMKLQIETPQKLVDISRLDLRDITPTETGLRIGAMVTNSDLAADATIRRDYAVLSRALLAGASGQLRNKATTGGNFLQRTRCGYFYETNAACNKREPGSGCDAIGGFNRIHAILGASEHCIATHPSDMAVAMRALGAEVETVKADGSSRRLGLADLYRLPGDTPDVETNLEAGELIVAVHLPKPAGGRHVYRKVRDRASYAFALISVAAVVTMQDGRIAAANLAFGGVAHMPWRDPAVENLLIGQAPSDALFARAADTLLADARGQGQNDFKIELMRRTLPAVLAEATGAQA from the coding sequence ATGAGATCCTTCGACTACGCCCGCGCCAGCGAGCCGCAGGCAGCGGCCGCGGCCGCCGCGATCGCCGGGACAAAGTTCATCGCCGGTGGCACCAACCTCCTCGACCTGATGAAGCTGCAGATCGAGACGCCGCAAAAGCTCGTCGACATCAGCCGGCTCGACCTTCGCGACATCACGCCGACCGAGACGGGCCTGCGCATCGGCGCCATGGTGACGAACAGCGATCTTGCCGCCGACGCCACCATCCGCCGCGACTATGCCGTGCTCAGCCGCGCGCTGCTCGCCGGTGCCAGCGGACAGCTGCGCAACAAGGCGACCACCGGCGGCAATTTTCTCCAGCGCACGCGCTGCGGCTATTTCTACGAGACGAACGCCGCCTGCAACAAGCGCGAGCCCGGCTCGGGCTGCGACGCCATCGGCGGCTTCAACCGCATCCACGCCATTCTGGGCGCCAGCGAGCACTGCATCGCGACGCACCCGTCCGACATGGCGGTGGCCATGCGCGCTCTCGGCGCCGAAGTCGAGACGGTGAAGGCCGACGGTTCCTCGCGCCGGCTTGGCCTTGCCGATCTCTACCGCCTGCCGGGCGATACGCCGGATGTCGAGACCAATCTCGAGGCGGGCGAGTTGATCGTCGCGGTGCATCTGCCGAAGCCGGCGGGCGGCAGGCATGTCTACCGCAAGGTCCGCGACCGCGCGTCCTACGCTTTCGCGCTGATTTCCGTCGCCGCCGTGGTGACGATGCAGGACGGCAGGATCGCCGCGGCAAACCTTGCCTTCGGCGGCGTCGCGCACATGCCGTGGCGCGACCCGGCGGTCGAGAACCTCCTGATCGGCCAGGCGCCGTCCGACGCGCTTTTCGCGCGGGCCGCCGACACGCTGCTCGCGGACGCCCGCGGTCAGGGCCAGAACGATTTCAAGATCGAGCTGATGCGCCGCACTTTGCCGGCGGTTCTTGCCGAAGCGACGGGAGCACAGGCATGA
- a CDS encoding 2Fe-2S iron-sulfur cluster-binding protein, producing the protein MPRLTINGKEHDLDLDVRTSLLDALREHLAMNGTKKGCDHGQCGACTVLVNGRRVNSCLTLAVMHEGDEITTIEGLGEPGNLHPMQQSFLAHDGFQCGYCTPGQIMSAVGMLGEVGDNWPSNVTADLEGGAALSDAEISERMSGNICRCSAYPNIVDAIREVGQQNTTKDAA; encoded by the coding sequence TTGCCGAGACTGACGATCAACGGAAAAGAACACGATCTCGATCTTGACGTGCGCACGTCGCTGCTGGACGCCCTGCGCGAGCATCTGGCGATGAACGGGACGAAGAAGGGCTGCGACCACGGCCAGTGCGGCGCCTGCACCGTTCTCGTCAACGGGCGCCGGGTGAATTCCTGCCTGACGCTGGCGGTGATGCACGAGGGCGACGAGATCACGACGATCGAGGGTCTCGGGGAGCCCGGCAACCTGCATCCGATGCAGCAGAGCTTTCTCGCCCATGACGGCTTCCAGTGCGGCTACTGCACGCCCGGACAGATCATGTCGGCGGTCGGCATGCTCGGCGAAGTCGGTGACAACTGGCCGAGCAACGTCACGGCGGACCTCGAGGGCGGCGCCGCCCTGTCGGATGCCGAGATTTCCGAGCGGATGAGCGGGAACATCTGCCGCTGCTCCGCCTATCCCAACATCGTCGACGCCATTCGCGAGGTCGGCCAGCAGAACACCACAAAGGACGCGGCATGA